The following coding sequences lie in one Xylocopa sonorina isolate GNS202 chromosome 7, iyXylSono1_principal, whole genome shotgun sequence genomic window:
- the Cdgapr gene encoding GTPase-activating protein CdGAPr isoform X3, whose product MGSIARFPKLDECAHFHYEHVELSSLEVSLSEGTNDSDSYAVRVTSGDACWTLQRSYDNFVMFDKQLHRCIFDRKFSSLTKLPDTRPKNICDILRDYLNRFSQLNHEGLNCGPVLNWLQLDNRGRRILVPESDSCPINTPAVAAAYAVRPYVAQAPDEISFQVGDMISVIDMPPPGESTWWRGKHGFAVGFFPAECVAVIGDKVPRHLTVSMTVRSKLPVKPVLRKHGKLIAFFRSFILNRPSRRRLKQSGILKERVFGCDLGEHLLNSGQDVPTVLTCCAEFIENHGLVDGIYRLSGVTSNIQRLRNAFDEDRVPALHSDESILQDIHSVASLLKMYFRELPNPLCTYQLYSTFVSAVQASTDAERLRRMRDTVRKLPPPHYRTLEYLMRHLVRVAARGAETGMTPRNVAIVWAPNLLRCKELEVGGVAALQGVGVQAVVTEFLVCYAELIFGDGPVGRPKSLAITTPARLLSLEEARNRSLRGEPDYVEVGAGPAGLPLHYHTVIELPRKRNGSKRSPSLNWRALFGRGGLGARGKTRQVGTPPQTETVPSSLNSLRRLRPVKSADSLDGEDSLGPLLGPPPARPCGHSRSVSHDSYFDHLADAPNTTSPLDLSEIQLNFDLEEREMRMFSEEESGGVASVEASPRRQRTEGTQNTATTGGSKRKRSRLEERLQCDVELRFIDSQSPDQVMVSADVHSMDTPSPLPTPGYLPLLSEASTPLTPATLHGTPHSTSPVPANSPRISFRSFTLPLEIDDEQSNANKLNRTSVSSDKSSDPSHRLPVNLEGQSSAKSCERIMTYDKHVDLYDGKESSKTQKTSKESNLVVTDVVDQEMTPCDRLMSHRSDIDSSKIPTSPCKDVGSRSSPYPIDENKSHGGNRDTLDVRKRDVPASKSISLQNDDGMVGNSNAHRNELPGLPLSNATDLDSPMSCEQTIEDLPDSGFVICDSSDKMFTNTETSQMVSNTNDSGEWVIVETTGSITTPTSESSSSKDPLEGTVNNAIATDAPQLRSMSENVSRTSLDLTMGSTVDTDTSCIGVSDLTESPVLPQESAEMTFDVTDNRELEDHNATAQRSSGAFDDQTSFGMVDSGNNFSNIVHSPVHDQDNGNQKICAVGMTDIQLNQKRGEMEHEVNTCYTQLDNTKAFSRNEEAVKEEVLAEEESFENPKRPPRNLDFQQQDIRRSLQLHQKPQFQASDRRSFSSQSKKGQDLDLSLNTDNNQQRCQSQKPDKCQSFEYISAKEPVQNNQQHKQFSARADESSNCNNVKSSQLQESIEVVIPSENAAEPSEIAHPPEGASETTSLNSSCTFSNASSPVDDSIVLRDTAAILQELALQRLSGGIVGDPLSVPPRRRYETESNKDRRSFDSEIGREIVRERKMRQELDSARGKSEEPPVNNAQHLPPCLRARHARASRASLSRSLDEAKFNKMTEEASLPVKQSTEDSQHSSTPNVGMGSNSSVGNSDKMHLKNLGGLDLGDPQCRERIEKYKEERRTFLRDKYRSESFRGMLSKTEDDGEQALLTRLKQRASRPSLH is encoded by the exons ATGGGCAGTATAGCACGGTTTCCAAAGTTGGACGAGTGTGCTCACTTTCATTACGAACATGTAGAACTCAGTTCCTTGGAG GTTTCGCTTAGCGAAGGTACCAATGATTCAGACAGCTACGCGGTCCGAGTAACGTCGGGGGATGCATGCTGGACCCTGCAACGATCTTACGATAATTTTGTTATGTTTGACAAGCAATTGCACCGCTGCATATTTGACAGGAAGTTCTCTTCCTTAACCAAGCTTCCAGATACACGGCCAAAAAACATCTGTGATATACTGAGGGACTATTTAAATAGGTTCTCCCAGCTAAATCATGAAGGCCTAAATTGCGGTCCTGTGTTAAATTGGTTGCAGCTAGATAATAGAGGAAGAAGAATCCTCGTGCCAGAGTCAGATTCATGCCCCATTAATACTCCTGCAGTAGCCGCGGCTTATGCAGTTAGACCATACGTGGCTCAGGCACCGGACGAAATATCTTTTCAG GTAGGAGACATGATTTCTGTAATAGATATGCCTCCGCCAGGGGAAAGCACATGGTGGCGTGGGAAGCACGGATTTGCAGTCGGTTTCTTCCCAGCCGAATGCGTGGCTGTGATCGGGGACAAAGTGCCACGGCATCTGACCGTCTCGATGACGGTTAGGTCGAAGTTACCCGTGAAACCTGTGCTTAGGAAGCACGGCAAGCTAATCGCCTTTTTCAGGTCGTTTATACTGAACAGACCATCCAGGAGACGATTGAAGCAGTCAGGAATTTTAAAGGAACGTGTATTTGGTTGTGATTTAGGGGAACATCTTTTAAACTCTGGTCAAGATG TGCCTACTGTTCTAACGTGCTGCGCCGAGTTCATCGAGAACCATGGCTTGGTCGACGGTATATATCGTCTAAGCGGCGTGACATCGAACATACAGAGATTACGAAACGCGTTCGACGAGGATCGTGTCCCTGCATTGCATTCCGACGAGAGTATTCTACAAGATATCCATTCTGTGGCGTCGCTGTTGAAAATGTACTTCAGAGAATTACCGAATCCACTCTGTACGTACCAGCTGTATTCTACTTTCGTTAGCGCGGTCCAAGCCAGTACCGATGCGGAAAGGTTGAGGCGGATGAGGGATACCGTTAGAAAATTACCACCGCCGCACTACAG AACGTTAGAATATCTTATGCGCCATTTAGTGAGAGTCGCAGCTCGAGGGGCAGAGACAGGCATGACACCGCGTAACGTCGCAATCGTTTGGGCTCCGAATCTGTTGAGATGCAAGGAGTTAGAAGTGGGCGGCGTAGCAGCGTTGCAGGGCGTCGGCGTGCAGGCTGTGGTCACCGAGTTCTTGGTCTGTTACGCAGAATTGATATTCGGGGACGGGCCAGTTGGTAGGCCGAAATCGTTGGCGATTACCACGCCGGCTAGATTGCTTAGTCTAGAGGAGGCACGGAACCGTAGCCTGAGAGGTGAGCCTGATTACGTAGAAGTGGGCGCCGGTCCAGCCGGATTGCCGTTGCATTACCATACGGTCATAGAATTGCCGCGGAAGAGAAACGGCTCGAAACGTTCACCCTCGTTGAACTGGAGAGCTTTGTTCGGCCGAGGTGGGTTGGGTGCCAGGGGTAAAACAAGACAAGTTGGCACGCCACCTCAAACAGAAACGGTGCCAAGTTCCTTAAACTCCTTACGACGGTTGAGACCGGTGAAAAGCGCGGACAGTTTAGACGGCGAGGACAGTCTTGGCCCTCTGCTGGGACCACCGCCAGCTAGACCTTGCGGCCATAGCCGATCGGTCTCGCACGATTCATATTTCGATCATTTGGCGGACGCGCCGAATACCACATCGCCGTTGGATCTGTCGGAGATACAGCTTAACTTCGACTTGGAGGAACGAGAGATGCGAATGTTCTCGGAGGAAGAGAGCGGAGGAGTGGCGTCAGTGGAAGCCTCTCCGCGACGGCAAAGAACTGAGGGGACGCAGAATACTGCTACCACCGGTGGATCCAAGAGGAAGAGATCACGATTAGAGGAGAGACTGCAGTGCGATGTTGAATTGCGCTTCATTGATAGCCAAAGTCCTGATCAG GTGATGGTGTCCGCAGATGTTCACAGTATGGATACTCCGTCTCCATTGCCGACACCAGGATACCTTCCATTATTATCCGAAGCTTCAACCCCATTAACGCCCGCCACGTTACACGGAACACCGCATTCTACGTCACCTGTACCAGCGAACAGCCCTAGGATAAGCTTCCGAAGTTTCACTTTACCATTAGAGATCGACGACGAGCAAAGCAACGCGAACAAATTGAACAGAACTAGCGTGTCTTCCGATAAATCATCCGACCCTAGTCATAGGTTACCTGTAAACTTAGAGGGGCAGAGTAGCGCCAAATCATGCGAGAGAATAATGACGTACGACAAGCACGTAGATTTGTACGACGGAAAAGAGTCTTCCAAGACTCAAAAGACTTCGAAGGAATCGAACTTAGTTGTAACGGATGTAGTCGACCAAGAGATGACGCCTTGCGACAGGCTAATGTctcatcgtagcgatatagattCTAGTAAAATACCAACATCCCCGTGTAAAGATGTAGGGAGTAGATCGAGCCCGTATCCCATCGACGAGAACAAATCCCATGGTGGCAACAGAGATACGTTGGACGTCCGGAAACGCGATGTACCGGCGAGCAAGTCGATCAGCTTGCAGAACGATGATGGGATGGTTGGAAATTCAAACGCGCACAGAAACGAATTACCGGGACTGCCGTTATCCAACGCGACAGATCTTGATTCTCCGATGTCATGCGAACAGACCATCGAGGATCTGCCTGATTCCGGTTTTGTGATCTGCGATAGCTCCGACAAGATGTTCACCAACACGGAAACGTCGCAGATGGTATCCAACACGAACGATTCCGGCGAATGGGTGATAGTAGAGACGACCGGCTCGATTACGACGCCTACGAGCGAATCGAGCAGCTCCAAAGACCCCTTGGAAGGGACTGTGAATAATGCGATCGCGACGGACGCACCGCAATTAAGATCAATGTCAGAGAACGTTTCTAGAACTTCGCTGGACCTTACAATGGGTTCTACTGTAGATACTGACACGTCTTGCATAGGTGTTAGCGATCTGACTGAAAGCCCCGTTCTTCCACAGGAATCCGCAGAGATGACGTTCGACGTGACTGATAATAGAGAACTCGAGGATCACAACGCCACCGCCCAAAGATCTTCCGGAGCTTTCGACGACCAAACGAGTTTTGGAATGGTTGATTCCGGGAATAATTTCTCAAATATCGTTCACTCGCCTGTACACGATCAGGATAATGGGAATCAGAAGATATGCGCTGTTGGTATGACGGATATCCAATTGAATCAGAAACGTGGCGAAATGGAGCACGAGGTGAACACTTGCTACACGCAGCTGGATAACACAAAGGCGTTCAGCAGAAACGAAGAGGCAGTGAAAGAGGAAGTTCTCGCGGAGGAGGAATCTTTCGAGAACCCGAAACGTCCACCGAGAAATCTAGATTTCCAGCAGCAAGATATTCGGCGATCCTTACAGTTACATCAGAAACCACAGTTTCAGGCAAGCGATCGTCGTTCGTTCTCCAGTCAATCGAAGAAGGGCCAGGATCTCGATCTTTCCCTGAATACGGATAACAACCAGCAACGCTGTCAGAGCCAGAAGCCAGATAAGTGCCAAAGCTTCGAATATATTTCAGCAAAGGAACCAGTTCAGAATAATCAGCAGCACAAACAATTCTCAGCGCGTGCCGACGAGTCCTCTAACTGCAACAACGTGAAGAGCAGTCAACTGCAAGAGAGCATCGAGGTGGTGATACCATCGGAGAACGCGGCCGAACCCAGTGAAATAGCTCATCCTCCAGAAGGTGCGTCCGAGACAACGTCCCTGAATTCATCTTGTACATTCTCGAATGCATCCTCCCCGGTGGATGACTCCATTGTTCTCCGTGACACAGCCGCTATACTCCAGGAATTGGCGTTGCAAAGATTATCCGGAGGTATCGTTGGAGACCCACTTTCGGTCCCGCCAAGAAGAAGATACGAGACAGAGAGCAATAAGGATCGAAGGAGCTTCGATTCAGAGATCGGAAGAGAGATAGTTCGCGAACGGAAGATGAGGCAGGAGCTTGATTCTGCCCGAGGGAAGTCGGAAGAACCACCGGTGAATAATGCTCAACATTTGCCGCCGTGTTTAAGGGCACGACACGCGAGGGCATCACGGGCATCGCTCAGTCGGTCTTTGGACGAGGCCAAATTCAATAAAATGACGGAGGAAGCGTCTCTACCTGTGAAACAATCCACGGAGGATTCACAACATAGTTCCACGCCTAACGTTGGAATGGGTTCGAATAGTTCTGTGGGGAATTCCGATAAAATGCATTTGAAGAATCTTGGAGGCCTGGACCTGGGCGATCCACAGTGCAGAGAAAGGATAGAAAAGTACAAAGAGGAGAGGAGGACGTTCTTAAGAGACAAGTACAGATCGGAAAGCTTCCGAGGAATGTTGTCGAAGACAGAGGACGACGGAGAACAGGCGCTGCTGACTAGATTAAAGCAGAGAGCCTCTAGACCTTCCCTTCATtga